DNA sequence from the Bradyrhizobium sp. CIAT3101 genome:
CACGTGGCAGTCGGGGCAGGTCGCGCGCACGCCGGAGCGGTTGGTGAAGTGGATGGTCGATTTCAGCTCGGCGAAGACGTTGTCCTTCATCTCGTGACAGCTGGTGCAGAATTTCTCGGTGTTGGTCAATTCCAGCGCGGTGTTGAAGCCGCCCCAGAAGATCACGCCGGCGGCGAAGCCCGCCAGCACCAGCGTGCCGAGCGCGAACACCGTGCTCGGCCGCGACAGCACGCCCCACAGCTCGATCGCGAAATCCCAGCAACGCAGGATGAAGCCGCGCTTGGCTTTTGGCTCATCGGCACTCGTCGTCATCGCCGGCCACCCGGGCTTGCGCGCGACAGCAAGGTATCGATGTCCGTAAAATCGTTGCTCACCGGCGGCACCGCGGTGTTCTGCGGCACGTGGCATTCGGTGCAGAAGAAGCGGCGCGGCGAGATCGAGGCCAGGAACTGGCCGTCGCGGTCCATGAAGTGCGTGATCGAGACCATCGGCGCCTGCGATTCCGCGGTGCGCGCCCGCGCGTGGCAGGACAGGCATTTGTTGCCGTTGAGATCGATCTGGTAGCCGTCGATCGTATGCGGGATCACCGGCGGCTGCTCCGGATAGTTGCGCGACTCCCGCTCCGACGTATTGCGGTTCGGCAGCATCGGCGGCGCCGGACCTTCGTCGTTGAGGGGCGTCGGGCCGCGCAGGCCCGAATTCACCGTCTGCGCGGTCAGCGAGCTTGCGCCGGCGGCGATCGCGCAGGCGAGCAGGGCTATGCCGAGGCGTTTCATCATGACACGTTCACCCGCTCGATGCGCACGGCGCATTTCTTGTAGTCGGTCTGCAACGAGATCGGATCGGTGGCGTCGAGCGTCACCTTGTTGATCAGCTTGGACTCGTCGAACCACGGCACGAACACGAGTCCCTTCGGCGGCCGGTCGCGGCCGCGGGTCTCGACGCGGGCGCGGATGAAGCCGCGGCGCGAGACCACCTTCACCTCGTCGCCGCGGCGAAGCTTTGCCTCCGCGGCGTCGTCCGGATGCATGAAGCAGACGGCTTCGGGGAATGCCTTGTAGAGCTCGGGCACGCGGCGCGTCATGGTGCCGGAATGCCAGTGCTCCAGCACGCGGCCGGTCGAGAGCCAGAACGGGTATTCATTGTCGGGCGATTCCGCCGGCGGCTCGTAGGGCAGGGCGAAGATGCGCGCCCTGCCGTCGGGGTAGCCGTAGAACTGCACGTCGGTGCCCTGCTTGACGTAGGGATCGCTGCCCTCGCGGAAACGCCAGCGCGTTTCCTGGCCGTTCACCACCGGCCAGCGCAGGCCGCGCTCCTTGTGATAGCTTTCGAACGGCGCGAGGTCGTGGCCATGGCCGCGGCCGAACGAGGCGTATTCCTCGAACAGGCCCTTCTGCACGTAGAAGCCGAACGCATTGGATTCCTCGTTGGCGTAACCTTCCTCGATCTCCGTAACAGGAAACTTGTCGACCTGGCCGTTCTTGTAGAGCACGTCGAACAGCGTCTTGCCGCGAACCTCCGGTTTCTTGGCGATCAGCTCCTCCGGCCAGACTTCCTCGATCTTGAATCGTTTTGAAAACTCCATGAGCTGCCACAGATCGGACTTGGCTTCGCCCGGCGCCTGCACGAGCTGGTGCCAGAACTGCGTGCGCCGCTCGGCATTGCCGTAGGCGCCTTCCTTCTCCACCCACATCGCGGTCGGCAGGATCAGGTCGGCGGCCAGCGCCGTCACAGACGGATAGGCGTCCGAGACCACGATGAAATTGTCGGGATTGCGGAAGCCCGGATAGGTTTCCTCGTTGGCGTTCGGGCCGGCCTGCAAATTGTTGTTGACCTGCACCCAATAGGCGTTGATCAGGCCGTCCTTCAGCATCCGGCTTTGCAGCACGGCGTGGGCGCCGTTCTTGTCGGGAATGGTGCCTTCGGGCAGCAGCCAGAGATGCTCCGCCTTGTCGCGATGCTCCTTGTTGGTCACGACCATGTCGGCGGGCAGGCGGTGAGAGAAGGTGCCGACCTCGCGCGCGGTGCCGCACGCCGAGGGCTGGCCGGTCAGCGAGAACGGGCTGTTGCCGGGCGAGGAGATCTTTCCGGTCAGGAGATGGATGTTATAGACGAGGTTGTTGCACCAGACGCCGCGGGTGTGCTGGTTGAAGCCCATGGTCCAGAACGAGACCACTTTCGTCTTCGGATCGGCATAGAGCTCGGCCAGCGCCTCCAGCCGATTGAGCGGCACGCCGGACATCTGCGCCGCCTTCTCCAGCGTGTAGTCCGAGACGAACTTGACGTATTCGTCATAGCTCATGTCGGTGGAGTCGTTCGCCTTCGCCGCGCCCGTCGCCTTCTTCTGCAGCGGATGCTCGGGCCGCAGGCCGTAGCCGATATCGGTCTGGCCGCGCCGGAAGATGGTATGCGCGGCGACAAAGTCCTTGTTGACGCGTCCGGTTGTGATGATGTGGTTGGCGATGGCGTTGAGGATGTAGAGATCGGTCTGCGGCTTGAACACCATGCCGATGTCGGCGAGGTCGAACGAGCGGTGCTCGAAGGTCGAGAGCACGGCGACGCGGACATGCGGTGCGGAGAGCCGGCGGTCGGCCAGGCGCGTCCACAGGATGGGGTGCATCTCCGCCATGTTGGAGCCCCACAGCACGAAGGCATCGGTGGCCTCGATGTCGTCATAGCAGCCGGCCGGTTCGTCGATGCCGAAGGTGCGCATCATGCCGGCGACGGCCGAGGCCATGCAGTGGCGTGCATTGGGATCGATATTGTTGGTGCGGAAGCCGGCCTTGAACAGCTTTGACGCCGCATAGCCTTCCCAGATCGTCCACTGGCCGGAGCCGAACATGGCGACGCCGTTCGGGCCGCGCTTCTTGAAGGCCTCCTTCCACTTCAATTCCATGATGTCGAAGGCTTCGGTCCACGACACCGGCGTGAAGTCGCCGTTCTTGTCGTATTTGCCGCCCGTCTTGCGCAACATCGGCTGGGTGAGGCGGTCATGGCCATACATGATCTTGGAGAGGAAGTAGCCCTTGACGCAGTTCAGGCCGCGATTGACCTCGGCCTTGATGTCGCCGTGGGTGGCGACGACCCGGTTGTCCTTGGTCGCGACCATCACCGAGCAGCCGGTGCCGCAGAAGCGGCAGGCGGCCTTGTCCCATTTCAGTTCGGATGCGTCGCGCTCGGCGACGAGATTGGCGGCGAGCGCAGGTGCCGGCATTCCGGCTGCGGCGGCCGCGATGGCGGCGGCCTCGAGCTTCAGCATCTGGCGGCGGTCGAGCTTTGGCGATGTCATGATGGCTCTCCCTGCCGTCAGGTCGTTTCGATGGCGTGAAAGACCAGCGCTGCGGAATACACGTCTCCCAGCGACTGGATGGTGTTGAGGATGGTGCCGAGGCTGCCGGCGTCCGGCGCTTCGGTCACGACGACGAGTTTTCCGCGCGCGTCGCGGCCATGGATTTCGCAGCCCGGAATCGCGGCGATCTCGGCCTCCAGCGCGGCGAGGCGCTCGGGGCGCGCCTGCACGATGATGCTGGCGATCTCGCAGCCCGGCGGGGGGATGACGCGCTCGGTGCTGAGCACCCGGCCGGTGATCAATGCACGGCGGTTGAGAGTGGTGTGGGCCATGATGCCTGTCTTTCGCTTGTCGAGATCAATGCGGTGAGGAGGGTGGGCCGGGAGGGCCGGCGAACATCTGGTAGATCCAGACGCCGAGCCCGTAAGAGCCGACCGTTCCGACCGCGAGGACGGGCATCACGACCGCGGTCAGGAACAGGAACGCAAAGATCTCCATGCGCTTACGGCGCACGCGCGACATCGTGTCGTCAGGGGCCGACATATTCGGTCTCTCTGAAATGGTCTGGGGAATCGGGACGGCATCCGGGCCGTTGCCTTGGTGCACTTTAGATGCAACAGGGCGGCTGACGCGTTGATCTGGATCAACCGATCAAGTTGCGATCGTCGCAGCCGCCAAACCGGAAAACGCCAAGGCCGCAAGCGCAAGTTTGGATTGTGCAAGCGCGAAGGCGATGCGAGAGTTGAGCCCGTGAGCGGAGAATGATCAGCGTGAGCGGGCTGACGGCCATCGACCTCGGGTTTCGCGGCGCGGCCAGCGGCGTGTTCCTGTTGATCGTCCTGGTGGCGCTGCAGCGCCGTGCCGCCAATCAGAACAGCTTCCTTGGCATCGCCATGTGCGCGGGAGGCATGTTCTATGCGATCGTGACCGCGCCGTCCTTTCCCAAGGCATCCTGGTGGTGGACGATGCCCATCGTGTCCTCGCTCCCCGCCCTTTTCTGGTTATGGGCGCGTGCGGCGTTCGATGACGATTTCATTCTGAGGCGATGGCATGGTGGCCTGTGGCTGGCCGTCGTGGCCCTCGGATTTGCAGTGTCGCTCAGTTGGCCGCAATGGCCCGCTTTGGCCAGGGGCGGCGGCAAGGTCCTGTCGTTGGTCGTCCTCGGGCTCGCGCTGGCCGCCGCGATCCAGACGGTCAAGACATGGCGCGTGGATCTGGTGATGCGCAGGCGCCGGCTGCGGCTGGCGGTGCTCGCCATCAATGTCGTGACCATCGGACTCGTCGCCGTTGCGGCCTTGTCTGATATTCCCGTGGGAGTCCCCGGCGCGTCCGGCAGCCTGCCGACCGCGCTCAGCATGTTCGTGATGGCAACGCTCGCGGCCCTGGGCGTGCTCAGTCCGCCGGTGGCGGCGGTCAGCGACGCCACGGCCGCGATCGCATCCGGCGAGGCGGGAAGGCCGGCGCGGGTCGCCGACCGCGCCGCCGCGGAGCGGGGCGCCGTGGATCCCCAGGTCGTCATCGATCCCCGGGTCGTCATCGATCCCAGGGTCGTCATCGATCCCCGCGGCGCCATCGATCCCGCGGTCGCTGTCGACCCGATCCTGTTGCGGCGTCTCGACCATTTGATGACCGTGGAACGAGCCTACCGGCAGGAAGGTCTTGCGATCGGCGCGCTGGCGGCGCGGCTCGATGTCCCCGAGCATCGGCTGCGCCGGGCCATCAACGAAGGACTGGGCTATCGCAACTTCAATGCGTTCCTCAATCGCTACCGCATCGAGGATGCCAGGCTGGCGCTATCAGACGCGGCGCAACGAGAGGTGCCTGTACTGACCATCGCGATGGATTCGGGTTTCCAGTCGATCGGACCCTTCAATCGCGCCTTCAAGGCCGAGACCGGCGTCACCCCGACCGAATTCCGCCGCGAGGCGCTGAACCGGCTGGACACCGACTGTGTCCCGCGCGGCGGAATTGCGACTGCGTAGACAGCGCCGCCTCACGCATTAAGATGCCCGCAACAAAAATAAGCGGGCAAGAAAACTTGGGAGAGACGGCGTCATGAAGTTCGGCATCTTCTACGAGCTGCAACTGCCGCGGCCCTGGGTGGCCGGCGACGAGCTCGCCCTTTACCAGAACGCGCTCTCGCAGATGGAACTCGCCGACCGTCTCGGCTACGACCACGCCTGGGTCGTCGAGCATCACTTCCTTGAAGAATATTCGCACTCGCCGTCGCCCGAATCGTTCCTCGCCGCCGCGAGCCAGCGCACCAAGAACATCCGGCTCGGCCACGGCATCCTCCAGCTCACCACCAATCATCCTGCGCGCGTCGCCGAGCGCGTTGCGGTGCTCGACCTCTTGTCCAACGGCCGCTGCGAATTCGGCATGGGCGAGAGCGCCTCGATCACCGAGCTGACGCCGTTCGGCCGCGACATGGAGACCAAGAAGGAGGTCTTCGAGGAGGCCGTCGCTGCGATCTTCCCGATGTTCAAGGACGCAGGCGCCGAGCACCACGGCAAGTATTTCGACATCCCCTTGCGGAATGTCGTGCCGAAGCCGGTGCAGAAGCCGCATCCGCCGCTGTGGATGGCCTGCTCGCAGCTGCCGACCATCGAGCGTGCCGGTCGCCACGGCTTTGGCGCGCTCGGCTTCCAGTTCGTCAGTGCCGACGCCGCGCATGCCTGGGTGCACGCCTACTACAACGCCATGACGAAGCGGCTCTCCAAGCTCGCCGACTACGAGATCAATCCGAACATGGCGCTGGTGTCGTTCTTCATGTGCGCCAAGACCGATGAAGAGGCCCGTGCGCGCGCCGACGGCGCCACCTTCTTCCAGTTCGCGCTGCGCTTCTACGGCGCCTCGCAGAACCGCCAGCGCCCCGCGCCCTACACGGTCAACATGTGGGACGAGTACAACAAGTGGAAGCGCGACAATCCGGAAGCACAGGAGGCGGCCCTGCGCGGCGGCCTGATCGGCTCGCCCGAGACGATCCGCAAGAAGCTCAAGCGCTTTCAGTCGTCGCATATCGACCAGGTCATTCTGCTGAATCAAGCGGGCAAGAACAGCCACGAGCACATCTGCGAATCCCTCGAACTGTTCGGCCGCGAGGTGATGCCCGAATTCCAGAACGACCCGGCGCAGGCCGCCTGGAAGAGGAGCGTGATGAGCGGCGAGATCAAGCTGGAAGAGATCGATACCGAGGCGTTTACGGACCGCTACGGCAAGCTCGCCATCAACGTGGCGCCGGCGAAGGCAGCGGCGGGGTAGGGGAACGCTTGTGGCAAAACACCGGATCTACACGACGAGCTTCGCAAGCGTGTATCCGCTTTACGTCGCGAAGGCGGAGAAGAAGGGGCGTTCGAAGGCCGAGGTCGATCAGATCATCTCATGGTTGACCGGCTATGGTCATAAGGAGCTGCAAGTCCAACTTGAAAGAAAGACGGACTTTGAAACCTTCTTCGCAGAGGCCCCTGAGATCAATCCCTCGCGCGCCCTGATCAAAGGCGTGGTGTGTGGGGTTCGGGTGGAGGAGATCGAAGAACCAACGATGCGGGAGATCCGCTATCTGGACAAGTTGATCGACGAACTGGCCCGGGGCAAGAAGATGGACCAGATCCTGCGAAGAAAGTGATCAGGGAGAAGACGATGCGCATCCACGCGGCGCCCCCAACTCCAGCGGCCGGCGACGTCACGCCGGCGGTGCTCGCCATCGGCCGCGCTGACTTCCCGAACATCCTCATCGACACGCTGCGCCGGCAGGCCGGGGTCGGCCATTGCATGGTGTTTGCACTGACACGCGCAGGCGCTGCGAGCTGTCTGCTCGATGTCGGCAACATCCCGACCGGCGGCGATCTCGGCGCGGCCTATGCCGGGCAGTTCCACGAATCCGATCCCAATCGCGATGCGTTGTTCGAAGGCGAGGGCAGTGCGCCGATCGTGCTGCCGTCCTTCGCGCCGCGCATGTATGGCGCGCGCTACCGCAAGATCTTCTTCAACGACTCCAACATTGTCGACAAATGCGCCACCGCGATCTGGGTCGATGATACCTGCTTCTACGTCAATTTCTACCGCATCACGACCCAGGGCCGTTTCACCGATGTCCAGCGTGCGCGGCTGCAGGCGATCGCGCCGGCGATCGGCGCCAGCGTCGCGCGCCATTTCCAGCAGGCCGCGACTGCGACGCCCGACCAGGATCTCGCCGCGCTGTTTGCGACGCGCGCGCCACTGTCGTTGCTGACGCCGCGCGAGCAGGACGTCTGCCGGCGCATCCTGCTCGGCTTCAGCTCCGAGGCGATCTCGAAAGGACTCGGCATCAGCCTGCATTCGACCCTGACTTACCGCAAGCGCGCCTATGAGCGGCTCGGCATTTCCGCGCAGAATGAATTGTTCGGAATCGTGCTGCGGCTGCTCGCGGGGGCCCGTGGCCTGAACTGAGAGACGTTTTGGGCCCGCGATCTTTGCTCCCGAGAGCAATGCAGACACGCGGGCGCCCGCTGGTATCGTCGCCTTCTGACTCAACTCGAAAGTACAGTCTATCCAAAAATTGTGCTAAAGTCTTCCACTCGGCTTCTAAAACGTCAGTCCCAGAGCTGAAAAGGTTTGAGTGTTTAGACCGCAAAGTTTCTAGCGCCGCCTTCCCAGCAAGGTGTTCAAATGAGACGTCGAGCTCTCATTTTTAGCGGGACTGCAGCACTTGGATATGCTGCGGCCACATGGCGAGCGCAGGGGCGGGCACAGCAAGAAAAAACTTGGCGCATCGGAGTTCTGGTCCCGGGCTTTTTCGCCGGCCCGACCGGCAATTTACTCGAAGTCTTCAGGCACGAGTTGCGCGCCCTCGGCTACATCGAAGGCGAGAACCTCCACGTCGATCAGCGGGCGGCTGAAGGGCACATTGAACGCTTGCCAGTCTTAGCAAATGAACTCGTCGCGTTGGGTCCCGATGTAATCGTTGCCGTAGCGACTCCAGCGATCGCCGCGGCGCAACGCGCGACATCATCCATTCCAATTGTCATGACCCCGGCTACTGACCCTGTTGGGTCCGGCTTCGTGAAGAGTTTTTCCCATCCCGGAGGAAATATTACCGGTCTGGCAAATATGTACGGAGACAGCATGACCAAAGTTTTCGACGTGCTTCGGTCCATTCTCCCAAGTGCAAAGAAGATCGCCGTCTTGATGTCTGATAACCCGACACATCCAGGGTTGTTTGAGGTAGCGAATGACGCCGCCAAAGTTCTGGGGTTTTCAGCCATTCCAATAGCGGCTGCAACGCCAGAAGATTTAGATCGAGCATTCCGCGATATCGCGGATGAAAGGTGTGACGCCGTATTCGTTCTGGCGGACCCCATTCGCCCGTCGATCGTCCCGCTAGCCGCGGCCGCTCGGATTCCTGACATCTATCAAATCAGTGAGTTCGTTGAAGCTGGCGGGCTGGCAAGCTACGGTCCGCGGTTGTTGGCAATGTGGAGGCGCTCGGCGCATTATGTAGTTAGATTATTCAAGGGCGCCAAACCTGACGAATTGCCAATCGAACAGCCGACCAAATTCGATCTGGTAATCAATCTCAAGACTGCCAAGTCGCTCGGCCTCGCGTTGCCGGCGACGCTACTCGCTCAGGCCGACGAGGTGATCGAAAGATGA
Encoded proteins:
- a CDS encoding nitrate reductase cytochrome c-type subunit, giving the protein MMKRLGIALLACAIAAGASSLTAQTVNSGLRGPTPLNDEGPAPPMLPNRNTSERESRNYPEQPPVIPHTIDGYQIDLNGNKCLSCHARARTAESQAPMVSITHFMDRDGQFLASISPRRFFCTECHVPQNTAVPPVSNDFTDIDTLLSRASPGGRR
- the napA gene encoding nitrate reductase catalytic subunit NapA, giving the protein MTSPKLDRRQMLKLEAAAIAAAAAGMPAPALAANLVAERDASELKWDKAACRFCGTGCSVMVATKDNRVVATHGDIKAEVNRGLNCVKGYFLSKIMYGHDRLTQPMLRKTGGKYDKNGDFTPVSWTEAFDIMELKWKEAFKKRGPNGVAMFGSGQWTIWEGYAASKLFKAGFRTNNIDPNARHCMASAVAGMMRTFGIDEPAGCYDDIEATDAFVLWGSNMAEMHPILWTRLADRRLSAPHVRVAVLSTFEHRSFDLADIGMVFKPQTDLYILNAIANHIITTGRVNKDFVAAHTIFRRGQTDIGYGLRPEHPLQKKATGAAKANDSTDMSYDEYVKFVSDYTLEKAAQMSGVPLNRLEALAELYADPKTKVVSFWTMGFNQHTRGVWCNNLVYNIHLLTGKISSPGNSPFSLTGQPSACGTAREVGTFSHRLPADMVVTNKEHRDKAEHLWLLPEGTIPDKNGAHAVLQSRMLKDGLINAYWVQVNNNLQAGPNANEETYPGFRNPDNFIVVSDAYPSVTALAADLILPTAMWVEKEGAYGNAERRTQFWHQLVQAPGEAKSDLWQLMEFSKRFKIEEVWPEELIAKKPEVRGKTLFDVLYKNGQVDKFPVTEIEEGYANEESNAFGFYVQKGLFEEYASFGRGHGHDLAPFESYHKERGLRWPVVNGQETRWRFREGSDPYVKQGTDVQFYGYPDGRARIFALPYEPPAESPDNEYPFWLSTGRVLEHWHSGTMTRRVPELYKAFPEAVCFMHPDDAAEAKLRRGDEVKVVSRRGFIRARVETRGRDRPPKGLVFVPWFDESKLINKVTLDATDPISLQTDYKKCAVRIERVNVS
- a CDS encoding chaperone NapD encodes the protein MAHTTLNRRALITGRVLSTERVIPPPGCEIASIIVQARPERLAALEAEIAAIPGCEIHGRDARGKLVVVTEAPDAGSLGTILNTIQSLGDVYSAALVFHAIETT
- the napE gene encoding periplasmic nitrate reductase, NapE protein is translated as MSAPDDTMSRVRRKRMEIFAFLFLTAVVMPVLAVGTVGSYGLGVWIYQMFAGPPGPPSSPH
- a CDS encoding helix-turn-helix domain-containing protein, which produces MISVSGLTAIDLGFRGAASGVFLLIVLVALQRRAANQNSFLGIAMCAGGMFYAIVTAPSFPKASWWWTMPIVSSLPALFWLWARAAFDDDFILRRWHGGLWLAVVALGFAVSLSWPQWPALARGGGKVLSLVVLGLALAAAIQTVKTWRVDLVMRRRRLRLAVLAINVVTIGLVAVAALSDIPVGVPGASGSLPTALSMFVMATLAALGVLSPPVAAVSDATAAIASGEAGRPARVADRAAAERGAVDPQVVIDPRVVIDPRVVIDPRGAIDPAVAVDPILLRRLDHLMTVERAYRQEGLAIGALAARLDVPEHRLRRAINEGLGYRNFNAFLNRYRIEDARLALSDAAQREVPVLTIAMDSGFQSIGPFNRAFKAETGVTPTEFRREALNRLDTDCVPRGGIATA
- a CDS encoding LLM class flavin-dependent oxidoreductase — its product is MKFGIFYELQLPRPWVAGDELALYQNALSQMELADRLGYDHAWVVEHHFLEEYSHSPSPESFLAAASQRTKNIRLGHGILQLTTNHPARVAERVAVLDLLSNGRCEFGMGESASITELTPFGRDMETKKEVFEEAVAAIFPMFKDAGAEHHGKYFDIPLRNVVPKPVQKPHPPLWMACSQLPTIERAGRHGFGALGFQFVSADAAHAWVHAYYNAMTKRLSKLADYEINPNMALVSFFMCAKTDEEARARADGATFFQFALRFYGASQNRQRPAPYTVNMWDEYNKWKRDNPEAQEAALRGGLIGSPETIRKKLKRFQSSHIDQVILLNQAGKNSHEHICESLELFGREVMPEFQNDPAQAAWKRSVMSGEIKLEEIDTEAFTDRYGKLAINVAPAKAAAG
- a CDS encoding DUF2200 domain-containing protein, whose product is MAKHRIYTTSFASVYPLYVAKAEKKGRSKAEVDQIISWLTGYGHKELQVQLERKTDFETFFAEAPEINPSRALIKGVVCGVRVEEIEEPTMREIRYLDKLIDELARGKKMDQILRRK
- a CDS encoding helix-turn-helix transcriptional regulator: MRIHAAPPTPAAGDVTPAVLAIGRADFPNILIDTLRRQAGVGHCMVFALTRAGAASCLLDVGNIPTGGDLGAAYAGQFHESDPNRDALFEGEGSAPIVLPSFAPRMYGARYRKIFFNDSNIVDKCATAIWVDDTCFYVNFYRITTQGRFTDVQRARLQAIAPAIGASVARHFQQAATATPDQDLAALFATRAPLSLLTPREQDVCRRILLGFSSEAISKGLGISLHSTLTYRKRAYERLGISAQNELFGIVLRLLAGARGLN
- a CDS encoding ABC transporter substrate-binding protein codes for the protein MRRRALIFSGTAALGYAAATWRAQGRAQQEKTWRIGVLVPGFFAGPTGNLLEVFRHELRALGYIEGENLHVDQRAAEGHIERLPVLANELVALGPDVIVAVATPAIAAAQRATSSIPIVMTPATDPVGSGFVKSFSHPGGNITGLANMYGDSMTKVFDVLRSILPSAKKIAVLMSDNPTHPGLFEVANDAAKVLGFSAIPIAAATPEDLDRAFRDIADERCDAVFVLADPIRPSIVPLAAAARIPDIYQISEFVEAGGLASYGPRLLAMWRRSAHYVVRLFKGAKPDELPIEQPTKFDLVINLKTAKSLGLALPATLLAQADEVIER